A single region of the Verrucomicrobiota bacterium genome encodes:
- a CDS encoding site-specific integrase, giving the protein MANMVAKLPGMAMVVRMKARKTNDLEKWEYPPKSGIWIREFLYIQTFEGNQKTYSAYQVTVPGKVYGKAYTRKRRQFPTKAKAQKWANEVVLGLKLQGEVFFKATEEERQEFAACMPKLRDKGLTLTEAVNFALERLKPKGGEKTIGEITEELIESKRIRFDREDLRPRSFKDFRNRTSKFASDFNKTPIYDLTVEELKTWLIALDVSPRTTFNYLSVISEVLKYAVQKGYLSISPVNELTDNDRKELCGSLTKEQEPCILTIEEARRLLDAARDNPDLELLGMVTLGLFCGIRVEELKRLKWEDVHDDEENPVVTISGTIAKKRRIRHVDIPENAVQWLSLCADRSGTVAKNRYITEHDKRFRKLLKLAGFGHEDENGVWKSSWDNNAMRHSFGSYHYALTGDPLETARQLGHKASDQVLFDHYRALAKKSDGEKYFAIKPAASAAKILEFAR; this is encoded by the coding sequence ATGGCAAATATGGTTGCCAAGTTGCCAGGAATGGCCATGGTTGTGCGTATGAAGGCACGGAAAACGAACGATCTCGAAAAGTGGGAGTATCCCCCGAAGTCCGGAATCTGGATTAGGGAATTCCTCTATATTCAAACCTTTGAGGGTAATCAGAAAACCTATTCGGCTTATCAAGTCACAGTTCCGGGGAAGGTATACGGTAAAGCGTATACACGTAAAAGGCGTCAGTTCCCCACCAAGGCCAAAGCCCAGAAATGGGCTAACGAAGTTGTCCTGGGATTGAAATTGCAGGGGGAAGTATTTTTCAAGGCAACCGAGGAGGAACGGCAGGAATTCGCCGCTTGTATGCCAAAGCTGAGGGACAAGGGACTGACCCTCACCGAAGCGGTGAATTTCGCCCTTGAACGCCTGAAACCCAAAGGAGGTGAGAAAACCATTGGGGAAATCACCGAGGAATTGATTGAAAGTAAACGTATACGTTTTGATCGGGAGGATTTGCGCCCGCGCTCCTTCAAAGATTTCCGGAACCGGACTTCCAAGTTTGCCAGTGATTTCAATAAAACCCCAATCTATGATCTTACCGTTGAAGAGTTAAAAACATGGCTCATAGCCTTGGATGTTTCTCCGCGAACCACTTTCAATTACCTCTCGGTGATTTCCGAGGTGCTGAAATATGCGGTGCAAAAGGGTTACCTCTCAATCTCGCCAGTCAATGAACTGACCGACAACGACCGGAAAGAACTTTGTGGTTCGCTTACCAAAGAGCAGGAACCGTGTATTCTGACCATTGAGGAAGCCAGAAGGCTTTTAGATGCCGCCCGGGACAATCCAGACCTGGAATTGCTCGGAATGGTCACCCTGGGCCTTTTCTGCGGGATTCGGGTAGAGGAATTAAAACGCCTGAAATGGGAAGATGTCCACGACGACGAAGAGAATCCGGTTGTCACGATATCCGGAACCATTGCAAAGAAGCGGCGGATTCGCCATGTGGATATTCCGGAAAACGCGGTTCAATGGCTTTCGCTCTGTGCCGATAGATCGGGCACGGTGGCCAAGAACAGGTACATTACCGAGCATGACAAGCGGTTCCGGAAACTGCTCAAACTCGCTGGATTCGGTCATGAGGATGAGAATGGAGTCTGGAAATCTTCCTGGGACAACAATGCAATGCGCCACTCCTTTGGAAGTTACCATTATGCGTTGACCGGTGACCCACTTGAAACAGCCCGGCAGCTGGGACACAAGGCAAGTGATCAGGTTCTTTTCGACCATTACAGAGCCTTAGCCAAGAAGAGCGACGGCGAAAAGTACTTTGCCATCAAACCAGCTGCAAGCGCGGCCAAGATCTTGGAGTTTGCAAGATGA
- a CDS encoding helix-turn-helix domain-containing protein encodes MKTSLQLTAPVHEASGINYNKPNMSVPEAAQFLGIGCRTLRELIARQEIRHVRIGRRVLIRKQDCEAFMEENIVQGGRSL; translated from the coding sequence ATGAAAACTTCATTGCAACTCACCGCGCCTGTCCACGAAGCGTCAGGCATCAACTATAACAAACCGAACATGTCGGTTCCGGAAGCCGCCCAATTTCTTGGGATAGGTTGCCGCACGCTCAGAGAGCTAATAGCCAGGCAGGAAATCCGGCATGTTCGAATTGGCCGAAGGGTCCTGATCAGAAAACAGGACTGCGAAGCCTTCATGGAAGAAAACATTGTTCAAGGAGGCCGGTCATTATGA
- a CDS encoding TonB-dependent receptor plug domain-containing protein codes for MRDVGAAMTIMTQEFLEDVGAVSFEEALEFAPNTDTYEAGIINTPDGLSTRNQNQITVRGFQNTSLSRDFFASSYQADIYNTERLTFSRGPNSILFGIAQPGGITNALSKRARFSEIREISVRVDSEDSLRFSFDFNQPLIDDVLAIRVAGLDYDTRFWREPEWEQGQRIHGALKWKPFGNTDGSWEDLEINVTYEDGETDSQRLGRNEPIYDRVTPWIEAGRPLSDAIGTVTNANAPDGIEQVINAAQLYIINQSTVPSAQGVPTLNWRRMARGARPAEADSDQSRNASLLDESIMPFDVNYLGGSRRYTDDFSTFQVIVNKSFFRDLHIEAAYNYQDYDRVSIEEIRGPALNVDVNRFLPNGDPNPNVGLYYLDGPIVRNQPFGQTRQTSKRFSASYQIDFTANENWVRHLGRLRLAGSLESQDDKLDRQWIQLSNLTPLLTNERQGLTGPNAFPAAINSPRNRINFRQYLDPANGFNVVPAASENYPGPFYAGDTLPDIADAGGVSAAFIADFPGFNTITENRSDVVAAQWFFLDNRVVATYGKRWDEQTSWNANGLINADTVGGLRPYPRGYNSKDDPDSRIFRSGQPETRGIVAYPHESFGLFYNESDNFLPVGQQFDIAGEIFPNQTGEGKDYGFKFFLLDNKLSGSFTWFETAQVNEPTGFIRAGARGIARAFTASANDLWNKIADITGDDKYLSTPYLYDIGPFFNALQDINSEGIEFQMVWNPTAQWRILFNYSEQEGVYQSLAPRMATYFNEFVPSEVQAEWLDEPLDNPIQYNTGEVTTVGELITATQADIMRIQSLVGTADTRQPLSSANLVANYSFEQGSPLAGWTIGGNVRWRDDRFLGFPFGSDGISIDGSKPFLGGKQTDIDALIRYRTKLFDGKVDWSIQMNIRNLLDETDLLPFQIDGPRTGKVVRWSYQDPRTFLLTNTFRF; via the coding sequence ATTCGCGACGTTGGAGCGGCTATGACAATCATGACCCAGGAATTTCTTGAGGACGTAGGAGCTGTCTCTTTTGAGGAAGCCTTGGAGTTTGCTCCGAATACCGACACCTATGAGGCTGGCATTATTAATACTCCTGACGGTTTATCCACCCGAAACCAGAATCAAATCACCGTTCGGGGTTTTCAGAATACTTCTTTGAGCCGTGATTTCTTCGCTTCGAGTTATCAGGCGGATATCTACAACACGGAAAGACTGACGTTTTCACGGGGTCCTAACTCCATATTGTTCGGTATTGCTCAGCCTGGTGGAATAACCAACGCTCTTTCAAAACGGGCGCGATTCTCGGAGATACGTGAAATCTCTGTGCGTGTTGATAGTGAAGATAGCCTCCGTTTTTCCTTCGATTTTAATCAGCCACTGATTGATGATGTTCTGGCAATTCGCGTGGCTGGTCTCGATTACGATACCCGTTTCTGGCGCGAACCTGAGTGGGAGCAAGGTCAAAGGATTCATGGAGCTCTTAAATGGAAACCGTTTGGAAACACCGACGGTTCCTGGGAAGATCTGGAAATCAATGTTACTTATGAGGACGGGGAAACCGATTCCCAGCGGCTGGGACGAAACGAGCCTATTTACGACCGGGTAACACCCTGGATTGAAGCGGGACGTCCTCTTTCAGATGCGATTGGAACGGTAACCAATGCCAATGCTCCGGACGGCATTGAGCAAGTCATCAATGCGGCACAACTCTACATAATCAATCAAAGCACGGTCCCAAGTGCGCAAGGGGTGCCCACTCTTAATTGGCGGCGTATGGCCAGAGGAGCGCGACCCGCAGAAGCTGATAGTGATCAGAGTCGTAACGCGTCCCTACTGGATGAAAGCATTATGCCATTTGATGTAAACTACTTGGGTGGATCCCGCCGTTACACCGACGATTTCAGCACTTTCCAGGTTATTGTGAATAAAAGTTTTTTCAGAGATTTGCATATTGAAGCGGCCTATAATTACCAGGATTATGATCGTGTCTCAATCGAGGAAATCCGTGGTCCTGCGCTCAATGTGGATGTCAACCGCTTCCTTCCCAATGGAGATCCCAACCCGAATGTGGGGCTCTACTACCTTGATGGTCCGATCGTCCGAAACCAGCCGTTCGGCCAGACCAGGCAAACATCTAAACGTTTCTCGGCCTCCTATCAAATCGATTTTACAGCGAATGAGAACTGGGTAAGGCACTTGGGGCGTTTGCGACTTGCCGGATCTCTTGAATCCCAGGACGACAAATTGGACCGCCAATGGATTCAGTTATCTAACCTTACCCCACTGCTTACCAACGAGCGACAGGGACTGACCGGTCCAAATGCATTTCCTGCAGCCATCAACAGTCCCCGAAATCGGATAAATTTCAGGCAGTATCTGGACCCGGCCAATGGATTTAATGTGGTGCCGGCGGCTTCCGAAAACTATCCTGGCCCATTTTATGCCGGAGATACACTTCCGGATATTGCGGACGCAGGGGGTGTGTCAGCCGCCTTTATTGCCGATTTTCCCGGATTCAATACTATTACGGAAAACCGATCCGATGTAGTGGCTGCGCAGTGGTTCTTTCTAGATAATCGTGTCGTAGCAACCTACGGTAAGCGTTGGGATGAGCAAACTTCCTGGAACGCGAATGGACTTATTAATGCTGACACGGTTGGCGGTCTGCGTCCTTATCCACGGGGATACAATTCCAAAGATGATCCTGATAGTAGAATATTCCGATCCGGCCAGCCCGAAACCCGGGGTATCGTTGCCTATCCCCATGAATCTTTCGGCCTATTCTATAACGAGTCAGACAATTTCCTTCCTGTGGGGCAGCAGTTTGATATCGCTGGAGAAATTTTCCCCAACCAAACGGGAGAAGGTAAGGATTATGGATTCAAATTCTTTTTATTAGATAATAAGCTTTCAGGTTCCTTTACTTGGTTTGAAACCGCGCAGGTCAATGAACCTACAGGCTTTATCCGGGCTGGTGCTCGAGGTATTGCCCGAGCGTTCACGGCCTCTGCCAATGACTTGTGGAATAAAATAGCGGATATCACCGGTGATGATAAATACCTCTCCACTCCGTACCTCTATGATATCGGACCTTTCTTTAATGCTCTGCAGGATATCAACTCAGAAGGAATTGAGTTTCAGATGGTGTGGAACCCAACTGCTCAATGGCGTATTTTGTTCAACTATAGTGAACAGGAAGGGGTCTATCAGAGCTTGGCGCCTAGGATGGCTACCTATTTCAATGAGTTCGTGCCAAGTGAAGTTCAGGCCGAGTGGCTCGATGAGCCTCTGGATAATCCGATTCAATATAATACCGGTGAGGTGACCACTGTTGGCGAATTGATTACAGCCACTCAAGCGGATATTATGCGCATCCAATCGTTGGTAGGCACTGCAGATACACGGCAACCGCTCAGTTCTGCCAATCTGGTTGCAAACTATAGTTTCGAACAAGGCTCGCCGCTTGCAGGCTGGACCATTGGAGGAAACGTTCGCTGGCGCGACGATCGATTCCTAGGTTTCCCATTTGGCTCCGATGGAATATCGATTGATGGCAGCAAACCATTCCTGGGTGGAAAACAAACCGATATAGACGCCCTGATTCGATACCGCACGAAGCTCTTTGATGGAAAGGTAGATTGGAGTATCCAGATGAATATCCGAAACTTGCTCGATGAAACCGATCTCCTGCCATTCCAGATTGATGGACCCAGGACGGGGAAGGTTGTTCGTTGGAGTTACCAGGATCCACGGACTTTTCTCCTGACCAATACTTTTAGATTCTAG